A single region of the Pseudomonas solani genome encodes:
- a CDS encoding YgdI/YgdR family lipoprotein, translating to MKKHWILIALCLVGLAGCSSEYLINTTDGQMLTSDGKPHLDEDTGMLEFEDSEGRKQQIPQTQVKQIIER from the coding sequence ATGAAGAAGCACTGGATTCTCATCGCCCTCTGCCTGGTCGGCCTGGCCGGCTGCTCCAGCGAATACCTGATCAACACCACCGACGGCCAGATGCTCACCAGCGATGGCAAGCCGCACCTGGATGAAGACACCGGCATGCTCGAGTTCGAAGACAGCGAAGGCCGCAAGCAGCAGATCCCGCAGACCCAGGTGAAACAGATCATCGAACGCTGA
- the acnB gene encoding bifunctional aconitate hydratase 2/2-methylisocitrate dehydratase, whose protein sequence is MLEAYRKHVQERAAQGIVPQPLNAEQTAGLVELLKNPPAGEEEFLVDLITNRVPPGVDEAAYVKAGFLSAVAKGEAKSPLISKQRATELLGTMQGGYNIATLVELLDDAELAATAAEQLKHTLLMFDAFHDVAEKAKAGNAHAKAVLESWAAGEWFTSKPAIADKYSLSVFKVTGETNTDDLSPAPDAWSRPDIPLHALAMLKMARDGIVPEQQGAIGPLKQIEEIKAKGFPVAYVGDVVGTGSSRKSATNSVLWFFGDDIPYVPNKRAGGFCFGSKIAPIFYNTMEDAGALPIEFDVSNINMGDVIDVYPHAGKVCKHGTDDVITTFELKTPVLLDEVRAGGRIPLIVGRGLTEKARAELGLGSSDLFKKPEQPADSGKGFTLAQKMVGKACGVAGVRPGTYCEPKMTTVGSQDTTGPMTRDELKDLACLGFSADLVMQSFCHTAAYPKPIDVTTHHTLPDFIRTRGGVSLRPGDGIIHSWLNRMLLPDTVGTGGDSHTRFPIGISFPAGSGLVAFAAATGVMPLDMPESVLVRFKGKLQPGITLRDLVHAIPYYAIQKGLLTVEKKGKINAFSGRILEIEGLDDLTVEQAFELSDASAERSAAGCTIKLPEKAIAEYLQSNITLLRWMIGEGYGDARTMERRAQAMEAWLANPQLMEADKDAEYAEIIEIDLADVKEPVLCAPNDPDDARLLSTVAGDKIDEVFIGSCMTNIGHFRAAGKLLDKVKGSIPTRLWLSPPTKMDQHQLTEEGYYGIYGKAGARMEMPGCSLCMGNQARVASNSTVVSTSTRNFPNRLGDGANVYLASAELAAVASILGKLPTVEEYMEYAKSIDSMAADVYRYLSFDQIAEYREAAANANIPVVQA, encoded by the coding sequence GTGCTTGAAGCCTATCGCAAACACGTACAAGAGCGTGCCGCCCAGGGTATCGTGCCCCAGCCGCTGAACGCCGAACAAACCGCAGGCCTGGTAGAGCTGCTGAAGAACCCGCCGGCCGGCGAAGAAGAATTCCTCGTAGACCTGATCACCAACCGCGTTCCGCCGGGCGTGGACGAAGCGGCCTATGTAAAGGCCGGTTTCCTCTCCGCCGTCGCCAAGGGTGAAGCCAAGTCCCCGCTGATCTCCAAACAGCGCGCCACCGAACTCCTCGGCACCATGCAGGGCGGCTACAACATCGCCACCCTGGTCGAGCTGCTGGATGACGCCGAGCTGGCCGCCACCGCTGCCGAACAGCTCAAGCACACCCTGCTGATGTTCGACGCCTTCCACGACGTAGCCGAGAAAGCCAAGGCTGGCAACGCCCACGCCAAGGCCGTGCTGGAGTCCTGGGCCGCTGGCGAGTGGTTCACCAGCAAGCCCGCCATCGCTGACAAGTACAGCCTGAGCGTGTTCAAGGTCACCGGCGAAACCAACACCGACGACCTGTCCCCGGCTCCCGATGCCTGGTCGCGCCCGGACATCCCGCTGCACGCCCTGGCCATGCTGAAAATGGCCCGTGACGGCATCGTCCCCGAGCAGCAAGGCGCCATCGGCCCGCTGAAGCAGATCGAAGAGATCAAGGCCAAGGGCTTCCCGGTCGCCTACGTCGGTGACGTGGTCGGTACCGGTTCCTCGCGTAAATCCGCCACCAACTCGGTGCTGTGGTTCTTCGGCGACGACATCCCCTACGTGCCTAACAAGCGCGCTGGCGGCTTCTGCTTCGGCTCCAAGATCGCCCCGATCTTCTACAACACCATGGAAGACGCCGGCGCCCTGCCGATCGAGTTCGACGTATCGAACATCAACATGGGCGACGTGATCGACGTCTACCCGCACGCCGGCAAGGTGTGCAAGCACGGCACCGACGATGTCATCACCACCTTCGAACTGAAGACCCCGGTGCTGCTCGACGAAGTCCGCGCTGGCGGCCGTATCCCGCTGATCGTCGGCCGTGGCCTGACCGAGAAAGCCCGTGCCGAACTGGGCCTGGGTTCTTCCGACCTGTTCAAGAAGCCGGAACAGCCCGCCGACAGCGGCAAGGGCTTCACCCTGGCGCAGAAGATGGTCGGCAAGGCGTGCGGCGTAGCCGGCGTTCGCCCGGGCACCTACTGCGAGCCGAAGATGACCACCGTCGGCTCCCAGGACACCACTGGCCCGATGACCCGCGACGAGCTGAAAGACCTGGCGTGCCTGGGCTTCTCCGCCGACCTGGTGATGCAGTCCTTCTGCCACACCGCCGCGTACCCGAAACCCATCGACGTCACCACCCACCACACCCTGCCGGACTTCATCCGCACCCGTGGCGGCGTGTCCCTGCGTCCTGGCGACGGCATCATCCACAGCTGGCTGAACCGCATGCTGCTGCCTGACACCGTCGGCACCGGTGGCGACTCCCACACCCGCTTCCCGATCGGCATCTCCTTCCCGGCCGGTTCCGGCCTGGTGGCCTTCGCCGCCGCCACCGGCGTCATGCCGCTGGACATGCCCGAATCCGTTCTGGTGCGTTTCAAAGGCAAGCTGCAGCCCGGTATCACCCTGCGTGACCTGGTCCATGCGATCCCCTACTACGCCATCCAGAAAGGCCTGCTGACCGTCGAGAAGAAGGGCAAGATCAACGCCTTCTCCGGCCGCATCCTGGAAATCGAAGGCCTGGACGACCTGACCGTCGAGCAAGCGTTCGAGCTGTCCGACGCCTCCGCCGAGCGTTCCGCTGCGGGCTGCACCATCAAGCTGCCGGAAAAGGCCATCGCCGAGTACCTGCAGTCCAACATCACCCTGCTGCGCTGGATGATCGGCGAAGGCTACGGCGATGCCCGCACCATGGAACGTCGCGCCCAAGCGATGGAAGCCTGGCTGGCCAACCCGCAGCTGATGGAAGCCGACAAGGACGCCGAATACGCCGAGATCATCGAGATCGACCTGGCCGACGTGAAAGAGCCGGTTCTCTGCGCTCCGAACGACCCGGACGATGCCCGCCTGCTCTCCACCGTTGCCGGCGACAAGATCGACGAAGTGTTCATCGGTTCCTGCATGACCAACATCGGCCACTTCCGCGCTGCCGGTAAGCTGCTGGACAAGGTCAAGGGCTCGATTCCGACCCGCCTGTGGCTGTCGCCGCCGACCAAGATGGACCAGCACCAACTGACCGAGGAAGGCTACTACGGCATCTACGGCAAGGCCGGCGCGCGCATGGAAATGCCGGGCTGCTCGCTGTGCATGGGTAACCAGGCACGCGTAGCGTCGAACTCCACCGTGGTTTCGACCTCCACCCGTAACTTCCCGAACCGCCTGGGCGATGGTGCCAACGTGTACCTGGCCTCCGCCGAGCTGGCAGCCGTCGCGTCCATCCTGGGCAAGCTGCCGACCGTCGAGGAGTACATGGAATACGCGAAGAGCATCGACAGCATGGCTGCCGACGTTTACCGCTACCTGTCCTTCGACCAGATCGCCGAGTACCGCGAAGCCGCTGCGAACGCCAATATCCCGGTCGTTCAAGCCTAA
- a CDS encoding DUF1289 domain-containing protein, with product MSNQRIKTPCVGLCSTVYGDLVCRGCKRFHHEVVNWNLYNDEEKRAVWRRLEILLVQVMTAKLEVFDEDRLRMQLEQRQVRFVPEQSAYCWAYQLIARASRMINRLDAYGVALMPEFRGWTLPELREAIDREFFLLSEAHYDRYIAPRFLLEGMESRV from the coding sequence ATGTCCAATCAGCGCATCAAGACGCCCTGCGTCGGCCTCTGCTCCACCGTCTACGGGGATCTCGTGTGCCGTGGCTGCAAGCGCTTCCACCATGAAGTGGTGAACTGGAACCTCTACAACGACGAGGAAAAACGCGCCGTCTGGCGTCGTCTGGAAATCCTCCTGGTCCAGGTGATGACCGCAAAACTCGAGGTTTTCGACGAAGATCGCTTGCGCATGCAGCTGGAGCAACGCCAGGTCCGCTTCGTGCCGGAGCAGTCCGCCTATTGCTGGGCCTACCAGCTCATCGCCCGTGCCTCGCGCATGATCAACCGCCTGGACGCCTACGGCGTGGCGCTGATGCCCGAGTTCCGCGGCTGGACGTTGCCGGAGCTGCGCGAGGCCATCGATCGGGAGTTCTTCCTTTTGTCGGAAGCCCACTACGATCGCTACATCGCGCCGCGCTTCCTGCTGGAGGGAATGGAGAGCCGCGTCTGA
- a CDS encoding universal stress protein — MQAIRSILVVVDPNHPDGLALKRAKLIAGVTQSHLHLLVCDRKADHAAYLADLSGALASEGYSVTSQQAWNENLHQTVIAVQQAEGCGLVIKQHVPDNPLKRFLLTPDDWKLLRYCPGPVLMVKTDTPWTGGIVLAAVDVGNSDGEHRTLHASIISHGYDIAGLAKGTLHVISAHPSPMLSAADPTFQLKESIEARYRAECRSFQEEFDVSDERLHVEEGPADVLIPHVAHKLKAAVTVIGTIARTGLSGALIGNTAEVVLDSLESDVLVLKPDEIIAHLEELVAQR; from the coding sequence ATGCAAGCCATCCGCAGCATCCTCGTGGTAGTTGATCCGAACCACCCCGATGGCCTGGCGCTCAAGCGCGCCAAACTGATCGCCGGGGTGACCCAGTCGCACCTGCACCTATTGGTTTGCGACCGCAAGGCGGATCACGCCGCCTACCTCGCCGACCTGTCCGGCGCGCTCGCCAGCGAAGGCTACAGCGTGACCAGCCAGCAGGCCTGGAACGAAAACCTGCACCAGACCGTGATCGCCGTGCAGCAGGCCGAAGGCTGTGGCCTGGTGATCAAGCAGCATGTGCCGGACAACCCGCTGAAGCGCTTCCTGCTGACGCCGGACGACTGGAAGCTGCTGCGCTACTGCCCCGGCCCGGTGCTGATGGTGAAGACCGACACGCCCTGGACCGGCGGCATCGTTCTCGCGGCCGTGGACGTCGGCAACAGCGACGGCGAGCACCGCACCCTGCACGCCAGCATCATCAGCCACGGCTACGACATCGCCGGGCTGGCCAAGGGCACCCTGCACGTGATCAGCGCCCACCCCTCGCCGATGCTCTCGGCAGCGGACCCGACCTTCCAGCTCAAGGAAAGCATCGAGGCGCGCTACCGCGCCGAATGCCGCAGCTTCCAGGAGGAGTTCGACGTCAGCGACGAGCGCCTGCACGTGGAGGAAGGCCCGGCCGACGTGCTCATCCCCCACGTTGCCCACAAGCTCAAGGCGGCGGTGACGGTGATTGGCACCATCGCCCGCACCGGCCTCTCCGGCGCACTGATCGGCAACACCGCCGAAGTGGTGCTGGACTCGCTGGAAAGCGACGTGCTGGTCCTCAAGCCGGACGAAATCATCGCCCACCTGGAGGAACTGGTCGCCCAGCGCTGA
- a CDS encoding tRNA-(ms[2]io[6]A)-hydroxylase codes for MNLPEIHDFLGCRTPAAWVEAALADQETLLIDHKNNEYKAASTAMALIAKYNTRLDLINFMSRLAREELVHHEQVLRIMKKRRVPLRAVSAARYASGLRKVVRNHEPAKLVDTLVVGAFIEARSCERFEALVPHLDEELGKFYFGLLKSEARHYQGYLKLAYQYGETADVDAVIEKVRDVERELIESTDEEFRFHSGVPVAQ; via the coding sequence ATGAACCTCCCGGAAATCCACGACTTCCTTGGCTGCCGCACGCCTGCCGCCTGGGTGGAGGCCGCGCTGGCGGACCAGGAAACCCTGCTGATCGACCACAAGAACAACGAGTACAAGGCGGCGTCCACCGCCATGGCGCTGATCGCCAAGTACAACACGCGCCTGGACCTGATCAATTTCATGTCGCGCCTGGCCCGTGAGGAGCTGGTCCACCACGAGCAGGTCCTGCGCATCATGAAGAAGCGTCGCGTGCCGCTGCGCGCGGTATCTGCCGCGCGCTACGCCTCTGGCCTGCGCAAGGTGGTGCGTAACCACGAGCCGGCCAAGCTGGTGGATACCCTGGTGGTGGGCGCCTTCATCGAGGCGCGCTCCTGCGAGCGTTTCGAAGCGCTGGTGCCGCACCTGGACGAAGAACTGGGCAAGTTCTACTTCGGCCTGCTGAAAAGCGAAGCGCGCCACTACCAGGGCTACCTGAAGCTGGCCTACCAATACGGCGAGACGGCGGACGTCGATGCGGTGATCGAGAAGGTCCGCGACGTGGAGCGCGAGCTGATCGAGAGCACGGACGAGGAGTTCCGCTTCCACAGTGGCGTGCCGGTCGCCCAGTGA